From the Streptomyces nodosus genome, the window GACCCGGGTGCGGCGGCACACCGGCGAGCCGGACGCACCGGCGGAGGGAGAGGCCCTGCGCGCCCTGCTGACGGCCGGGGACGGCGATCCCTACGACGCTCTCCTGGACCGCCATCTCGCGCTGCACCGCACCGCCTATCTGCGCGCCGGTCTCTCGCTCGACGCCGACGACGCCGAACGGGCCCTGCCCGGCTCGGCGTTGCTGACGCGCCCCACCAGCCCCGCGCTCCTGGAGCGGTTGTTCGCCGCAGGCCGCTATCACCTGCTCAGCTCCAGCGGCATGCTGCCGCCGCGGCTCACCGGCCTGTGGACGGGCGACTGGAACACGGCATGGTCCGGCGGGTTCACCGCCGACGCCAACCTCCCCCTCCAGACCGCCTCCGCGGTGGCCGCGGCCCTTCCCGAGGTCACCGAGGCGCAGGCGGCGCTGATCCACCGCCGGCTGGATCACTGGCGGGAGAACGCCCGCGCGATCTTCGGCGCCCGGGGTGTCGTCGCGCCCTGCCACAGCGACGGCGAGTCCGGCCACAGCCACCACTTCCAGCGGGAGTACCCGCTCCATCTGTGGACCGCGGGCGCCGACTGGCTCCTCACTCCGCTCGTCCAGCACGACGAGACCTCCGGCCGACGCGATCCCCGGACCGCCGCGGCCCTCGCCGAAGTCGCCCGGTTCTACGAGGACTTCCTCACCCGGACCGACCGGGACGGCCGTCTGGTCGTCGTCCCCTCCTACTCGCCCGAGAACCGCCCCGCGAACGCGAGCTGGGGTACGGTCGACGCCGCCATGGACCTCTCGGCGGCCCGGCACGCACTGCGCACGGCCGCCGACTACCACCCGGAGGCGGCGGCCCGGCTGCGGGCCCTCGCCGACCGCCTCCCGCCCCATCGGATCAACGCCGACGGCGCCCTCGCCGAATGGGCCCGGCCGGGGCTGGAGGACTCCTACGACCACCGGCACCTCAGCCATCTCTACGGCGTCTGGCCGCTGGACGAGATCACCCCCTACGACACCCCGGATCTCGCGGCGGCCGCCCGGGAGGCACTGCGGCGGCGCGGCGCCGAGAACGACTCCGCGCACGGTCACCTCCACCAGGCGCTCGTCGCCGCCCGGCTGGACGACCGCGCCCGGGTGGCGCACGCCCTGGGCCAGGTCCTGGCGGGCGACTACTTCCATGCCTCCCTGATGAGCGCCCACTACCCCCACCGCGACGTCTACAACGCCGACGCGGCCCATGCGCTCCCCGCCGTGGTCGTCGAGGCGCTCGTCCGGTCGACCCCCGGCAGGCTGGTGCTGCTGCCCGCGCTCCCCGCCGGGTACCCCGGGGGACGGCTCCACGGGATACGCACCCGGTTCGGCGCCGAGGTCGACCTCACCTGGTCACCCGGGCACGCCCGGGCCGTCGTACGTCCCACCCGCAGCTGCCGTGTCGACCTCAGGACTTCCGCCGGCGCACGACCGCTCGACCTCGTCGCCGGCGAAGACTGCGTCCTCGACCTGGGGCCGCAGCAACCGCAGCACTTCCCCCCACCCATGGAAGGGACACCATGGCACCACACCTCCTCGGCAGGCTCACCACCGCGCTGATCGCCCCCGCGCTCGCCCTCGGAGCCACCGTCGGCCTCGCCTCGGCCCCCGCCCAGGCCGCCGTCTGGAACTCCTGCGACCAGTGGGGCAACACCACCCTGAACGGCTACACCCTCTACAACAACATCTGGGGTTCCGGGACCGGCAGCCAGTGCATCTGGGCCAACTCCGGCACCAACTGGGGTGTCCGGGCCGACCACCCCGACACCGGGGGCATCAAGTCCTACCCCAACGCCAAAAAGGTGATCAACAAGTCGATCACCTCCCTCTCCTCGCTCACCAGCAAGTACAACGTCACGGTCCCGTCCCGGGGCGCGTACAACACCTCGTACGACATCTGGGACACCGGCTACCGGTACGAGGTCATGCTCTGGGTCAACAAGACCGGGGCCGTCGGGCCCCTCGGCACCGCACAGGGCAGTGTGACGCTCGGCGGTTCCAGCTGGAACGTCTACAAGGGCAACAACGGCTCCAACGACGTCTTCTCGTTCATCCGCAGCGCCAACTCCAGCTCCGGCAGCGTCGATGTGCTGCCGATCCTCAAGTGGATCAAGGACACCAAGGGCTGGTTCGGCAATGTGACCATCGGTGATGTGCAGTTCGGCTACGAGATCACCTCCTCGTCCGGCGGCCTGGACTTCACCACCGACAGCCTGACCGTCAGCAGCAGCTGAGCCACGGTGCCGGGCGGTGCGGCCGGCCTCCGGCGGGGGCCGGCCGCACTCCGGCCGCTAGTGCCGCGGCAGGCACCGTTTGCCCGTGAAGGAGCGGCGTCGTGGGGGCACCTCCCGCGCGAGCGCAGTCGAGCGTGGGGGAGCGTGCCGGGCGTCGCGACGGGGCGAACGGTGCCTGTCGGGGCACTAGCCGGTGATCGGCAGCTCGGCCCCGTCCCGCAGGAACA encodes:
- a CDS encoding glycoside hydrolase family 12 protein, whose product is MAPHLLGRLTTALIAPALALGATVGLASAPAQAAVWNSCDQWGNTTLNGYTLYNNIWGSGTGSQCIWANSGTNWGVRADHPDTGGIKSYPNAKKVINKSITSLSSLTSKYNVTVPSRGAYNTSYDIWDTGYRYEVMLWVNKTGAVGPLGTAQGSVTLGGSSWNVYKGNNGSNDVFSFIRSANSSSGSVDVLPILKWIKDTKGWFGNVTIGDVQFGYEITSSSGGLDFTTDSLTVSSS
- a CDS encoding glycosyl hydrolase family 95 catalytic domain-containing protein is translated as MSDRPAAGTWEPEPAARWEDAFLSGNGRHGAMVTGDPRDDRVIVTHHTLLRPNGSEHARPPELAHRLAELQDRLLAGDTAAAEDFTDGRELSWVQPFHPAFQLRLRRPPAEQHGYRRSVDFTSGVVTAGCGEWRSSVFVSRADDVIVQRVTAPGPELRLGLDHRLPGAPPDLAVGQGTALTAEGALLTLSARYPDSERGYTGVSVVAVDGGRTALSPEGACIRDAESVLLLTRVRRHTGEPDAPAEGEALRALLTAGDGDPYDALLDRHLALHRTAYLRAGLSLDADDAERALPGSALLTRPTSPALLERLFAAGRYHLLSSSGMLPPRLTGLWTGDWNTAWSGGFTADANLPLQTASAVAAALPEVTEAQAALIHRRLDHWRENARAIFGARGVVAPCHSDGESGHSHHFQREYPLHLWTAGADWLLTPLVQHDETSGRRDPRTAAALAEVARFYEDFLTRTDRDGRLVVVPSYSPENRPANASWGTVDAAMDLSAARHALRTAADYHPEAAARLRALADRLPPHRINADGALAEWARPGLEDSYDHRHLSHLYGVWPLDEITPYDTPDLAAAAREALRRRGAENDSAHGHLHQALVAARLDDRARVAHALGQVLAGDYFHASLMSAHYPHRDVYNADAAHALPAVVVEALVRSTPGRLVLLPALPAGYPGGRLHGIRTRFGAEVDLTWSPGHARAVVRPTRSCRVDLRTSAGARPLDLVAGEDCVLDLGPQQPQHFPPPMEGTPWHHTSSAGSPPR